A stretch of Kryptolebias marmoratus isolate JLee-2015 linkage group LG24, ASM164957v2, whole genome shotgun sequence DNA encodes these proteins:
- the prrc2c gene encoding protein PRRC2C isoform X2, whose product MSEKSGQSTKAKDGKTKYATLSLFNTYKGKSLETQKTAVAARHGLQSLGKVAASRRMPPPANLPSLKAENKGNDPNVNIVPKDGSGWASRAEAGDERQQETPPPQNKPAVQSQELSTGGSRSWANSKQTQLDGAPRVSSHFHQEFPSLQAAGEAEKGDGQDEEPYGPGPSLRPQNVGSWREGGGRNLNTASSTPEMDAKAQEEGSAVLGTSTPPGEADEPGRNATTEGQREKKENRERPPPSAHPQPKLNGGQQPPSGVPTHFDPAFRSMMPPYMFHAYPQMPFGQGQGNFRYPVPQDGAKGPRSTRPQQPPPQSWLQDPDRPSIISATELKELDNLDTDADEGWAGAQMEVDYTEKLNFSDDEENQAAKDKGENWEWMGKVERMRSRTSDGQEGWKEGSEEHGGGKTSWADSVDPRAPSPGSGGQYNKSAVSQEYQGGSRSAGSSAPRGIKPQAMVAPAADEDSEAWRQKRKKQSEVSEAVERARRRREEEERRMEEQRLAACAEKLKRLNEKHRQANEGKPANSQTTSEEAGAAAEEALSAPVPASSPVPSVPVSQSQALITQSPLSEREDRDKDRIEQERERAEPSAEDEVQLPPQPSPPPQRPASVAPEPQSEGETSLAEVGPLVEENQTDRTASVPICDYFNIEDNRVDEPHLPLSHMEAPAGEEVPIAPLQLEGEAAAAMRPSLISGYSKQFQKSLPPRFLRQQEQMKQQQWQQQQSGGSVSPSGGGNVPATQQQQHRSMYQPMGPHHQHLASMGFDPRWLMMQSYMDPRMISGRPPMEMPANIHPGRMPQKQIVRREPGDNSSSSSDSFDHLPRPVRDHGLPSDSRMVWGSDPYPQSEPLPSVTPPKGRDNNQEQRMDSGLDLDRGLPAIYAQDHSAVDSRKNNVFRESESLSAFTQVPEDVPGPLDRVPVSSAFDPDERGLPSGEEREAVGQAMLQRSVSQGSSHSLKMDEPRFEGIPVATKSLELQDTGERVSDKHQNEVYSQAAVTSNRAASPADGLHKPEKLPLPGPSKQKTELRWGGRSGAGRRDGPGGERLIRRSGLIKKPVLRDMKEEREQREEREKRHEKGERGDRSKKDPSSKAPSAAAAVAESSRPQGESKRESAEAEDTPVAHHRARDSQPSSGVPTSSSQEEKADRMPSNDKHPEPKLPSRKDSNFPPRAHRREERERERDKEKETDKDREREWPTDSNFKGRGRGEYYSRGRSYRGSYSGRGRGSRGRSRAEYPYREPRLRSDLPSAGGAAAFRNREESETRSESSDFEVIPKRRRRRGSDTDSESEGGRESASDTGPSDREPSTKPNHPLRRELPGEGRSGPHKLSFEPPHGGERVGLRGDEESRPKPGFLPKGEPSRRGRGGLFSRRGGARDRGGPRSAPHRRPPARDSSSQWPSKPMETFRPEDAESSTRYDNPSTDRRPPKLEGKKFGDGGPQSSRERPRRSRPARPPRQDKPPRFRRLKEREAAVLGSGDTAASPPVSLPSVPAAAVSSSATPQVSLSPTISRAPGTPLSVPAEVAAALPAPDQHSPLEVSLPETSSPTITAVGTKSPDLSNQNSSDQANEEWETASESSDFNERREREERKGALGAAAEVSTVSAPAPAPPQGTSTPNKSPPDGGVTPKREASQGAKRSFSSQRPIERPNRRGNSGAKAGRSYTGGKGERRGGGKAGRKGPAAQQNSEASAPAAGGAAQRQTKEQPARRKDEAKQATKKPKENALSQFDLNNYASVVIIDDHPEVTTTEDPQSSANDDGFTEVVSRKQQKRLQDEEKRKKEEQTSQNWGKKGSGEKSRGSGGKLPPRFAKKQSSQPQQQQQQQQQQQPSSQSQAPVASAPSAQQQPPISAAQHPHLAPSQPAASPQTLEGAVAPLASIPSSTVDFTSKSLPPAAAQTHSALGTELWENKVAASAVLPDVKKLGPISPPQPPSVSAWNKPLTSFTGTVSSEGVKPGGDGSVELGIDSIQFGAPSSAGSTDSDGGPALLETGPENKLPAPKEQRQNKPRTGPIKTQKLPEMEPVETKEYKPGPIGKERSLKNRKAKDARGTEAEGMEGGVTGGNVSRANDPSPPTSDTMVPELGGDIEGMITAPSAEYNSNSKESVTDYTTPSSSLADSVPTGGNKMEESLVANVALPHSLPLPHRETLQQSSSLSTVSPATVDLTLKMESARKAWENSPSLEKNSPVTTSSSPITSCASSYSSFSSASMPQIPVASVTPSTSLSGSGTYTTSSLSTKTTSASDPPNICKVKPQQLQGGSLSSSNNNSSSSSFSQLGCVPPLLPQQQQTPQVYVSQSAAGSAAQIPAFYMDTSHIFSTPHPRLAPPSIAQQQGFQPGLSQPTAVQQIPIPIYAPLQGQPQHQHTHQAQLGLSTGPPVSQPQDLFSSSLQPYRSQQAFMQSSLSQPSMMLSGPSMHSYPGVQAPELGKPQSNLAYQQPSSTQHIPILFEPQLNQPSGMGGSQLIDTHLLQARQGMNQHSNMYSGQVQQHGQSSYYSNTQSPSSALQQVTVPLPGSQLSLPNFGSGRGQPLLALPPTPPQAQPPNINRQPPVSQPYRGIMGPNHSMMQPPNSKMDMDLKLFGSGMDVKPGTPPVSARSTTPTSSPYRASSTSPSSQSSKMNSMLYQKQFQPSSAGMRMTQHFPGQFNPQILSQPNIVSPLVRPPHANSFAGGVQRSPMGPPISPNVSGGLMPHPRQQHLQHPPRGPSGPPLAPRGSQAALKAEQDLKAKQRAEVLQSTHKFFSEQQQQQLKAPQVSKASRLDQGGKPPLDTSASNHQAGGERPDSDKPPISTAKPIRTGPIKPQAIKPEEGK is encoded by the exons ATGTCAGAGAAGTCAGGGCAGAGCACCAAGGCAAAGGATGGCAAAACAAAGTATGCAACCCTTAGCCTTTTCAACACTTACAAAGGCAAATCTCTGGAAACCCAGAAAACTGCTG TGGCTGCCAGACATGGACTCCAGagtttgggcaaagttgcagcCAGCCGGCGGATGCCCCCTCCGGCCAACCTGCCCAGCCTGAAGGCAGAGAACAAGGGAAACGACCCAAATGTCAACATTGTCCCCAAAGATGGTAGTGGCTGGGCATCTCGAGCTGAAGCAGGGGATGAGAG GCAACAGGAAACTCCCCCGCCCCAAAACAAACCAGCTGTGCAGTCGCAAGAGCTTTCTACTGGGGGCAGCCGCTCCTGGGCAAACAGCAAGCAGACACAACTAGATG GTGCTCCTCGTGTGAGCAGCCATTTTCACCAGGAGTTTCCCAGCTTGCAAGCAGCCGGTGAGGCGGAGAAAGGAGATGGTCAAGATGAAGAGCCTTATGGACCAGGGCCGAGCCTCAGACCTCAAA ATGTTGGCAGTTGGCGTGAGGGTGGAGGCAGGAATTTGAACACTGCGTCCAGCACCCCTGAGATGGATGCCAAGGCTCAGGAGGAGGGCAGTGCAGTCCTCGGAACTTCCACACCGCCAGGGGAAGCTGATGAACCTGGCCGAAACGCAACAACTGAGGGTCAAAgagagaagaaggagaacaggGAGAGGCCTCCCCCCTCCGCCCATCCTCAGCCTAAACTTAATGGTGGGCAGCAGCCCCCTTCAGGGGTTCCAACTCACTTTGACCCTGCTTTCAGGAGCATGATGCCACCTTAT ATGTTCCATGCCTATCCCCAAATGCCATTTGGCCAAGGACAGGGGAACTTCAGATACCCAGTACCACAAGATGGGGCGAA GGGTCCTCGTTCTACACGACCCCAGCAGCCCCCTCCTCAGTCCTGGCTCCAGGACCCTGACAGACCCTCCATCATCAGTGCAacagagctgaaggagctggacaACTTGGACACTGATGCTGATGAGGGCTGGGCAG GAGCTCAGATGGAGGTGGATTACACTGAAAAACTAAACTTCAGTGATGATGAAGAGAACCAAGCTGCTAAAGATAAAGGAGAAAACTG GGAATGGATGGGTAAAGTGGAGCGCATGAGGTCTCGGACATCAGATGGTCAGGAGGGCTGGAAGGAGGGGTCTGAAGAGCATGGAGGCGGTAAAACCTCCTGGGCCGACAGCGTTGATCCCAGAGCACCGTCACCTGGCAGCGGAGGGCAGTATAATAAATCAGCTGTTTCACAGGAATACCAG GGTGGCAGTCGTTCTGCTGGGAGCAGTGCACCACGTGGTATCAAACCACAGGCTATGGTGGCACCTGCTGCGGATGAGGACTCTGAGGCCTGGCGACAGAAGCGGAAAAAGCAGTCTGAAGTTTCTGAAGCTGTCGAGCGAGCAAGACgcaggagagaagaagaggagaggcgGATGGAAGAACAGAGACTTGCTGCGTGTGCTGAAAAACTCAAACGTCTCAATGAAAAACATCGACAAGCAAATGAGGGCAAACCTGCCAATTCTCAGACCACTAGTGAGGAAGCAGGAGCTGCGGCGGAGGAGGCCTTATCAGCACCAGTTCCTGCGTCCAGTCCTGTTCCTTCAGTCCCAGTTTCACAATCGCAGGCCCTAATCACGCAGAGCCCTTTATCAGAGCGAGAGGATCGAGACAAGGACAGGATAGAGCAGGAACGAGAGAGGGCCGAACCAAGCGCTGAGGATGAGGTCCAGTTGCCTCCTCAGCCCAGCCCCCCACCCCAAAGACCTGCAAGTGTAGCTCCAGAGCCACAGAGCGAAGGAGAAACCTCCTTAGCAGAAGTGGGTCCTCTGGTGGAGGAGAACCAGACTGACAGGACAGCATCAGTACCCATCTGTGACTATTTTAACATCGAGGACAATAGAG TGGATGAGCCCCACCTGCCCCTGTCTCACATGGAAGCTCCCGCAGGGGAGGAAGTCCCCATTGCACCCCTGCAACTGGAAGgagaggctgcagcagccatgCGTCCCTCTCTAATCTCAGGCTATTCCAAACAGTTTCAAAAGTCGTTGCCGCCACGTTTCCTCAGACAGCAG GAGCAGATGAAGCAGCAACAATGGCAACAACAGCAAAGTGGGGGATCTGTGTCCCCATCAGGTGGTGGTAATGTTCCAGCTACCCAACAGCAGCAACACCGCTCTATGTATCAACCCATGGGCCCCCACCACCAGCACTTGGCCTCCATGGGGTTTGACCCCCGCTGGCTTATGATGCAATCCTACATGGACCCCCGCATGATATCTGGTCGCCCCCCGATGGAGATGCCCGCTAATATTCACCCTG GGAGAATGCCTCAAAAACAGATTGTGCGCAGAGAACCAGGTGACAACTCCAGCTCTAGCTCCGATTCATTTGATCACTTGCCCCGACCGGTTCGAGACCATGGCCTGCCCTCGGACTCACGGATGGTATGGGGATCAGACCCATACCCACAGTCAGAACCGTTACCCTCTGTAACTCCACCTAAAGGACGAGATAACAACCAGGAGCAAAG GATGGACTCTGGTTTGGATCTGGACAGGGGTCTCCCAGCTATTTATGCTCAAGACCACAGTGCAGTGGACTCACGTAAAAATAACGTTTTTCGGGAGTCAGAATCTCTGTCAGCATTTACTCAGGTCCCAGAAGATGTGCCAGGTCCTCTTGATAGGGTCCCTGTAAGCTCAGCCTTTGATCCTGATGAGCGAGGCTTACCAAGTGGGGAAGAAAGGGAGGCTGTCGGTCAAGCTATGCTCCAGAGAAGTGTCTCGCAGGGTTCCAGTCACTCCCTTAAAATGGATGAGCCGAGGTTTGAAGGCATACCGGTGGCAACTAAATCACTAGAGCTGCAGGACACAGGGGAACGAGTTTCTGATAAGCACCAGAATGAAGTCTACTCCCAGGCTGCCGTGACCAGCAACAGGGCTGCTTCTCCTGCAGATGGATTACACAAACCAGAGAAGCTGCCTCTGCCAGGTCCCAGCAAGCAGAAAACTGAACTACGTTGGGGTGGGAGGTCAGGGGCTGGACGCCGCGATGGACCAGGGGGAGAGAGACTGATTCGCAGATCGGGACTAATAAAGAAGCCTGTTCTGAGGGACATGAAAGAAGAGAGGGAgcaaagagaagagagagaaaaacgtCATGAGAAAGGAGAACGAGGTGACCGGTCCAAAAAGGATCCGTCATCCAAAGCTCCTTCTGCAGCTGCGGCTGTGGCTGAAAGCTCCAGACCTCAGGGTGAGAGCAAGAGGGAAAGTGCTGAGGCCGAGGACACACCAGTTGCCCATCACAGGGCAAGAGACTCTCAGCCTTCCTCAGGAGTACCCACCTCTTCCTCTCAAGAGGAGAAAGCAGACAGAATGCCCAGTAATGACAAGCATCCAGAACCAAAACTGCCCTCGCGGAAAGACTCCAATTTTCCTCCCCGCGCCCACAGACGAGAGGAGCGAGAAAGGGAGCGTGATAAGGAGAAGGAAACCGACAAGGACAGGGAGAGAGAATGGCCTACAGACTCAAATTTCAAAGGACGAGGTCGAGGGGAGTACTACTCCAGAGGACGAAGCTACCGCGGATCTTACAGTGGCCGAGGCAGGGGAAGTCGTGGTCGCAGCCGGGCGGAGTACCCTTATCGAGAGCCCCGATTACGCTCTGACTTACCTTCGGCTGGAGGTGCTGCTGCCTTTCGCAACAGGGAAGAAAGTGAGACACGCAGTGAGAGCTCGGACTTTGAGGTCATTCCAAAACGCAGACGTCGTCGTGGTTCAGACACAGACTCTGAAAGTGAAGGTGGTAGGGAGTCTGCCAGTGATACTGGACCCTCTGACCGTGAGCCTAGCACCAAACCAAACCATCCACTAAGAAGAGAGCTCCCTGGTGAAGGCCGTTCTGGGCCCCACAAGCTGAGCTTTGAGCCGCCTCACGGGGGAGAACGAGTCGGGTTAAGAGGGGATGAAGAAAGCCGGCCTAAGCCAGGTTTTCTTCCTAAGGGGGAGCCTTCtcgacgaggaagaggaggtttGTTTAGTAGACGAGGTGGAGCAAGAGACCGTGGAGGACCTCGCTCAGCCCCACACAGAAGGCCACCTGCCAGAGATTCTTCCTCTCAGTGGCCCTCCAAACCTATGGAGACATTTAGGCCTGAAGATGCAGAGTCTTCAACAAGATATGACAATCCTTCCACTGACAGACGACCCCCTAAATTAGAGGGCAAGAAATTTGGAGACGGAGGTcctcagagcagcagagaaaggCCTCGTCGATCTCGACCAGCACGGCCCCCGAGGCAGGATAAACCTCCCCGCTTTAGGCGCTTGAAAGAGCGTGAGGCTGCAGTGTTAGGTAGTGGCGACACAGCCGCAAGTCCCCCTGTTTCTTTACCTTCTGtgcctgctgcagctgtctctAGTTCAGCAACTCCCCAAGTATCCCTTTCTCCAACCATCTCTAGAGCTCCGGGAACTCCCCTATCTGTGCCTGCAGAAGTGGCAGCTGCTCTACCTGCACCTGACCAACATTCTCCCTTAGAAGTGTCCTTGCCTGAGACCAGTAGTCCCACCATTACAGCAGTGGGTACCAAATCCCCTGACTTGTCAAACCAGAACTCTTCAGACCAAGCCAATGAGGAATGGGAAACTGCTTCTGAAAGCAGCGATTTCAATGAAAGGAGGGAAcgggaggagaggaaaggagcACTgggtgctgctgctgaagtATCCACAGTCTCTGCTCCAGCACCTGCACCTCCTCAGGGCACTTCAACCCCTAATAAAAGTCCACCTGATGGAGGTGTGACTCCAAAACGGGAGGCATCTCAAGGAGCCAAGAGGAGTTTTTCGAGTCAAAGGCCTATAGAGCGGCCGAATCGTAGAGGCAACAGTGGAGCCAAAGCAGGCCGCAGCTACACAGGAGGCaagggagagaggagaggagggggtaaAGCTGGCCGCAAAGG CCCTGCAGCCCAGCAGAACTCTGAGGCATCAGcaccagcagctggaggagcagcccaaagacaaacaaaagagcAGCCTGCTCGACGCAAAGACGAAGCCAAACAGGCCACCAAAAAGCCCAAGGAGAACGCTCTTTCTCAGTTTGACCTCAACAATTATGCCA GTGTTGTGATTATTGATGACCATCCAGAGGTAACCACCACTGAAGACCCGCAGTCCAGTGCCAACGACGATGGTTTCACCGAGGTCGTTTCTCGCAAGCAACAGAAACGTCTGCAGGATGAAGAGAAACGGAAAAAGGAAGAGCAGACTTCTCAG AACTGGGGTAAGAAAGGTTCGGGTGAGAAGAGCAGAGGGAGTGGAGGGAAGCTGCCACCAAGATTTGCCAAAAAACAGTCATCacagccacagcagcagcaacaacaacagcaacaacaacaaccgtCCTCACAGTCTCAGGCACCTGTAGCTTCTGCCCCCAGTGCCCAGCAGCAGCCTCCCATTTCAGCTGCGCAGCATCCTCACCTTGCCCCCTCCCAGCCTGCTGCATCTCCTCAAACTCTGGAAGGAGCCGTGGCTCCCCTCGCCTCTATTCCCTCTTCTACCGTGGATTTCACCTCAAAGAGCCTACCCCCTGCTGCTGCGCAGACACACAGCGCTCTGGGTACAGAACTGTGGGAGAACAAGGTAGCAGCGTCCGCCGTGCTTCCCGACGTAAAGAAGC TCGGTCCCATTAGCCCCCCTCAGCCACCATCTGTGAGTGCTTGGAACAAACCTCTAACCTCCTTTACTGGCACAGTCTCTTCAGAG ggTGTGAAGCCTGGAGGGGATGGCAGTGTTGAATTGGGAATAGACAGTATTCAGTTTGGAGCGCCGTCATCTGCAGGCAGCACCGACAGCGATGGAGGTCCTGCGTTGTTAGAAACTGGCCCTGAAAACAAACTACCTGCTCCCAaagaacaaagacagaacaaacCTCGAACTGGTCCAATAAAGACTCAGAAG ctccCAGAGATGGAACCAGTTGAAACCAAGGAGTACAAACCAGGTCCTATTGGCAAAGAGCGCTCTCTAAAAAACCGCAAAGCCAAAGATGCTCGTGGAACAGAGGCTGAGGGAATGGAGGGAGGAGTCACCGGTGGAAACGTTAGCAGGGCCAACGACCCCAGTCCTCCAACTAGTGACACCATGGTACCAGAGCTGGGAGGGGACATAGAGGGCATGATTACAGCCCCGTCAGCAGAGTACAACAGCAACTCAAAA GAGTCTGTCACTGACTACACCACTCCCTCGTCCTCTCTGGCTGACAGTGTTCCTACTGGTGGGAACAAAATGGAAGAGAGTTTAGTGGCCAAT GTGGCACTACCCCACTCCCTGCCCCTTCCTCACAGAGAGACCCTGCAGCAGAGCTCCAGCCTCAGCACCGTCTCTCCGGCTACCGTTGATCTAACACTAAAG ATGGAGTCAGCTCGTAAAGCTTGGGAAAACTCCCCGAGTTTGGAGAAGAACTCGCCAGTCACCACCTCTTCCTCCCCCATCACCTCCTGTGCTTCCTCCTACTCCTCGTTCTCCTCCGCCTCCATGCCACAGATCCCTGTAGCATCTGTAACCCCCAGCACCTCTCTGTCAG GTTCGGGTACCTATACAACATCGTCCCTCAGCACGAAGACCACCTCAGCCTCTGACCCCCCCAACATCTGCAAAGTGAAGCCACAGCAGCTACAAGGTGGAAGCCTGTCCTCatccaacaacaacagcagtagcagcagcttCTCTCAGCTCGGCTGTGTGCCACCTCTCCtaccccagcagcagcagacccCACAGGTGTACGTCTCCCAGTCTGCAGCAG gttctgcagctcAGATTCCAGCCTTCTACATGGACACTAGCCACATCTTCAGTACCCCCCACCCTCGTTTGGCTCCCCCTTCCATTGCACAGCAGCAGGGCTTCCAGCCTGGACTTTCGCAG CCGACAGCAGTGCAACAGATTCCCATTCCCATCTATGCTCCACTTCAAGGCCAGCCTcagcaccaacacacacaccaggctCAGCTGGGACTCAGCACTGGTCCACCAGTTTCACAGCCACAGGACCTGTTCAGCTCCTCTCTTCAGCCTTACAG GTCTCAGCAGGCGTTCATGCAAAGCAGCTTGTCCCAGCCGTCTATGATGCTGTCCGGACCGTCCATGCACAGCTACCCTGGCGTGCAAGCCCCTGAGCTGGGAAAGCCCCAGTCCAATCTGGCTTATCAGCAACCCTCCTCCACCCAGCACATTCCCATTCTGTTTGAGCCGCAGCTCAACCAGCCCTCAGGCATGGGAGGGTCCCAGCTCATCGATACACACCTGCTGCAG GCTCGACAGGGGATGAATCAGCATTCAAACATGTACTCAGGGCAGGTACAACAACATGGTCAGAGTAGTTACTATAGCAACACTCAGTCTCCCAGTTCGGCACTGCAGCAG gtgactGTCCCTCTGCCGGGTTCCCAGTTGTCCCTGCCAAACTTTGGTTCAGGTAGAGGCCAGCCCCTCCTGGCGCTCCCTCCCACTCCTCCCCAGGCCCAGCCTCCCAACATCAACCGCCAGCCCCCGGTCTCTCAGCCCTACAGAGGCATCATGGGCCCCAACCACAGCATGATGCAGCCTCCAAACAGCAAG ATGGACATGGATCTCAAACTCTTTGGTAGTGGGATGGATGTGAAGCCTGGAACTCCTCCTGTCAGTGCAAGGAGCACAACACCCACCTCCAGCCCttacag GGCCAGCTCCACTTCTCCCAGCAGCCAGTCCAGTAAGATGAACAGCATGCTCTACCAGAAGCAGTTTCAGCCCAGCTCTGCTGGCATGAGAATGACACAGCACTTCCCTGGCCAGTTCAACCCTCAG ATTCTGTCTCAGCCCAACATCGTGTCTCCTCTGGTTCGTCCTCCTCACGCCAATTCTTTTGCTGGAGGAGTTCAGCGGTCTCCTATGGGCCCTCCTATTTCACCAAATGTGAGCGGCGGCCTCATGCCTCACCCACGACAACAGCATCTGCAGCACCCTCCCAGAGGGCCCTCTGGTCCCCCGCTTGCACCCCGAGGCTCACAGGCGGCCCTGAAGGCTGAGCAGGACCTGAAG gCTAAGCAGCGGGCTGAGGTGCTTCAGTCCACTCATAAGTTCTTCTcagagcagcaacagcagcaactGAAGGCTCCTCAAGTCAGCAAAGCTTCCCGACTCGATCAGGGAGGAAAACCTCCACTCGACACGTCAGCCTCAAATCACCAGGCTGGAGGCGAACGTCCAGATTCTGACAAACCCCCCATATCGACGGCCAAGCCCATTCGAACTGGCCCCATAAAACCACAGGCCATCAAACCAGAAGAGGGCAAGTAA